In one window of Zhihengliuella sp. ISTPL4 DNA:
- a CDS encoding ROK family protein, which produces MFTHDDALDTQAAVRRANLRRALQLVFQASGSQTRAGIARATGLTAATASSLVAELIENRLIAEGEQAVSTGGKRATTLSIDAEHHLILVLVVQPTSAYLALVALDGSEVARRSISYTTRTRDRVLDETVAEVVDTYGARLLAVGVQIPGTTDGRTVLESVQLEWHEVPLADRFESITGVPVLLVNDVDAEAIAEAGLDAAPSGYRLFIHSGGGIGAAVTLDGELAPGPRDRAGEIGHVQVVFGDAARPCRCGRRGCLESAAAMGPMLGEEFSDALDVPAVRALVARADQALIDDGARALARAIKLIGALLDPIEVVIGGPATELGPRFLERVRAESGYPARGTADVPIRYADPRVAPSAGAAQAALTAVLGVRWSPDQLRAGGPRP; this is translated from the coding sequence ATGTTCACCCACGACGACGCGCTGGACACCCAGGCGGCGGTTCGGCGAGCGAACCTGCGACGGGCGCTTCAGCTCGTCTTCCAGGCGTCCGGTTCGCAGACGCGCGCCGGCATCGCGCGGGCGACCGGGCTCACAGCGGCAACCGCGTCTTCCCTCGTCGCCGAGCTCATCGAGAACCGGCTGATCGCGGAGGGCGAGCAAGCGGTGAGCACGGGGGGCAAACGCGCCACCACGCTCAGCATCGACGCGGAACACCATCTGATCCTCGTGCTCGTGGTGCAGCCGACGAGCGCCTACCTCGCGCTCGTCGCGCTCGACGGTTCCGAGGTCGCCCGCCGAAGCATCTCCTACACGACGCGAACCCGGGACCGCGTGCTGGACGAGACCGTCGCGGAGGTGGTGGACACCTATGGGGCGCGGCTGCTCGCGGTCGGCGTCCAGATCCCGGGGACGACGGACGGCCGCACGGTGCTGGAGAGCGTGCAGCTGGAGTGGCACGAGGTCCCGCTCGCGGACCGCTTCGAGAGCATCACCGGCGTCCCGGTCCTCCTCGTCAACGACGTCGACGCCGAGGCCATCGCGGAGGCCGGGCTGGATGCCGCTCCCTCGGGCTACCGGCTGTTCATCCACAGCGGCGGGGGCATCGGCGCCGCGGTCACCCTCGACGGTGAGCTCGCGCCGGGGCCTCGTGATCGGGCCGGGGAGATCGGCCACGTGCAGGTCGTCTTCGGCGATGCCGCGCGTCCCTGTCGTTGCGGCCGTCGCGGCTGCCTGGAGTCGGCGGCTGCGATGGGACCGATGCTGGGGGAGGAGTTCTCGGACGCGCTGGACGTGCCGGCCGTCCGCGCCCTCGTCGCCCGTGCGGATCAGGCACTGATCGACGACGGGGCCCGCGCGTTGGCCCGCGCCATCAAGCTCATCGGGGCGTTGCTCGATCCCATCGAGGTCGTCATCGGCGGTCCTGCGACGGAGCTCGGCCCCCGGTTCCTGGAGCGGGTCCGGGCCGAGAGCGGCTATCCCGCTCGCGGCACCGCCGACGTCCCCATCCGATATGCCGATCCACGCGTCGCCCCGTCCGCCGGGGCCGCGCAGGCCGCCCTCACCGCGGTCCTCGGCGTGCGATGGAGTCCCGACCAGCTCCGCGCCGGCGGCCCCCGCCCCTGA
- a CDS encoding ROK family protein → MTPNDAADAIPDVARDEAGEKLAAVRTLGAGSPVLAFDVGGTDIKSALFDADGRALGLRRTPTPTADGDRTPVLLDRLEVLAAQLRDEHPDVVPCAAGLVVPGIVDAAAGIGVFASNMGWRDAPLRALAAERLGLPVAFDHDVRAASWAEHELGGARAYDDAVILVIGTGIAGALLVGGRPYTAGGYAGEIGHSPIADGPVCPCGARGCLEAVASAGAIARRYREATGTAPDGAKDVIARAAAGDRIAADIWDSALDALTLSLAQLTAVVAPEAVVIGGGLSRAGGALFDELRTRLAARLSFHRLPALVPAELSGNAGLIGAALRARELA, encoded by the coding sequence ATGACCCCGAACGACGCCGCGGACGCGATCCCCGACGTCGCGAGGGACGAGGCCGGCGAGAAACTCGCCGCGGTGCGCACGCTCGGCGCCGGGTCGCCCGTCCTGGCCTTCGACGTCGGAGGGACGGACATCAAGTCGGCGCTGTTCGACGCGGACGGGCGGGCGCTCGGCCTCCGCCGCACGCCCACCCCGACGGCCGACGGCGACCGCACTCCCGTCCTCCTGGACCGGCTGGAGGTGCTCGCCGCTCAGCTGCGCGACGAGCATCCCGACGTGGTGCCGTGCGCCGCCGGGCTCGTCGTACCGGGCATCGTCGACGCCGCGGCCGGGATCGGCGTGTTCGCGAGCAACATGGGGTGGCGGGACGCCCCGCTGCGCGCGCTCGCCGCGGAACGTCTCGGCCTCCCCGTCGCCTTCGACCACGACGTGCGCGCCGCGAGCTGGGCGGAGCACGAGCTGGGTGGCGCACGGGCCTACGACGACGCGGTGATCCTCGTGATCGGCACCGGGATCGCCGGGGCCCTGCTCGTCGGCGGCCGCCCCTACACGGCCGGAGGCTACGCCGGCGAGATCGGACACTCCCCGATCGCCGACGGACCGGTGTGCCCGTGCGGTGCCCGCGGCTGCCTGGAGGCCGTGGCCTCGGCAGGAGCCATCGCGCGCCGCTACCGCGAGGCCACGGGAACGGCTCCGGACGGCGCCAAAGATGTCATCGCCCGGGCGGCCGCCGGGGATCGGATCGCGGCGGACATCTGGGACTCGGCGCTGGACGCGCTCACCCTGTCGCTCGCGCAGTTGACCGCCGTCGTGGCCCCCGAGGCCGTGGTGATCGGCGGCGGGTTGTCGCGGGCCGGCGGCGCGCTCTTCGACGAGCTGCGCACCCGCCTCGCCGCGCGCCTCAGCTTCCACCGGCTCCCCGCGCTCGTCCCCGCCGAACTGTCCGGCAACGCGGGGCTGATCGGCGCCGCTCTCCGCGCCAGGGAGCTCGCATGA
- a CDS encoding 1-phosphofructokinase family hexose kinase yields MILTVTPNPALDLTWRVERLVEGATHRAETGASRAGGKGLNVARVAHAEGASVLALTTAGGAVGAEFAAELAASGVPHVLVPVAADTRRSIALVDETAGDTTIVNERGVNPTDAEWGGLLAEIVDRLPGAAVLVVSGSLPPGAPESLVPMLVAVGADARVPVIVDTSGPALLRAADAGATVLKPNAAELAEATGMDDPVEGARSLLARGVELVLLSLGADGMLAVTADDFLHARLDEPLSGNPTGAGDAAVAACAVLAAEGERDPEAILRRATAWSAAAVLMPLAGDISPRWRTLEEQLRVSRPDPAFFRKDPS; encoded by the coding sequence ATGATCCTCACCGTCACCCCGAACCCCGCTCTCGACCTCACCTGGCGTGTCGAGCGCCTCGTCGAGGGAGCGACGCACCGCGCCGAGACCGGGGCATCCCGCGCCGGAGGCAAGGGTCTCAACGTCGCGCGGGTCGCGCATGCCGAGGGGGCGTCCGTGCTCGCGCTGACCACGGCGGGCGGTGCCGTCGGCGCGGAATTCGCCGCGGAACTCGCCGCCAGCGGCGTGCCCCATGTGCTCGTCCCCGTCGCGGCCGACACGCGTCGCAGCATCGCCCTCGTCGATGAGACCGCGGGTGACACCACGATCGTCAACGAGCGAGGGGTGAACCCGACCGACGCCGAGTGGGGCGGACTCCTTGCGGAGATCGTCGACCGGCTCCCCGGTGCCGCAGTCCTCGTCGTCTCCGGGAGCCTCCCGCCCGGGGCGCCGGAGTCGCTCGTGCCGATGCTCGTCGCCGTGGGCGCCGACGCCCGGGTCCCCGTGATCGTGGACACCTCCGGTCCGGCGCTGCTGCGGGCCGCAGACGCCGGAGCCACCGTGCTCAAGCCCAATGCCGCGGAGCTCGCCGAGGCCACCGGCATGGACGATCCCGTCGAGGGCGCGCGGTCGCTGCTGGCCCGGGGCGTCGAGCTCGTACTCCTGTCGCTCGGGGCCGACGGCATGCTCGCGGTCACCGCGGACGACTTCCTGCACGCCCGACTCGACGAGCCGCTCTCTGGCAACCCGACCGGTGCGGGAGACGCCGCGGTCGCGGCCTGCGCCGTGCTCGCCGCGGAGGGCGAGCGCGACCCCGAGGCCATCCTCCGTCGCGCGACCGCGTGGTCGGCAGCCGCCGTCCTCATGCCGCTCGCCGGCGACATCTCCCCCCGCTGGCGCACGCTCGAGGAGCAGCTCCGCGTCTCCCGCCCCGACCCCGCCTTTTTCCGGAAGGACCCTTCGTGA
- a CDS encoding carbohydrate ABC transporter permease yields the protein MSQTTESSNLAGAATGRPRTPDAGTAVRGRPGGRDLLQALPWIAPALVLIIGVVLFPAGVMFFNSTRDISLSGLDKGSVGFDNFVTVFTFPEFWPIFVRTIVWVVSVVLFTVVISLGLAQILNKAFPGRQLVRMAVIVPWAASVVMTTMVFYYSLEPYFGVFNKFLYDIGLSDDAVGYGWTKNPTTAFVWSIVIAVFVSLPFTTYTILAGLQAVPADAIEAAKMDGAGAARTYWSIVLPQLRSALAVAILINIINVFNSLPILKVMTGSIPGYGADTIMTLIFKYIELQKKVDVASALSVVAFLIVIAIVAAYVKIVKPMKEV from the coding sequence ATGAGCCAGACGACAGAATCCTCGAACCTCGCGGGGGCGGCCACCGGCCGCCCCCGCACCCCGGACGCCGGGACGGCCGTGCGCGGTCGCCCCGGCGGGCGGGACCTCCTGCAGGCGCTGCCGTGGATCGCCCCCGCGCTGGTGCTCATCATCGGCGTGGTGCTGTTCCCCGCCGGCGTCATGTTCTTCAACTCCACCCGCGACATCTCCCTCTCGGGCCTGGACAAGGGCTCGGTCGGCTTCGACAACTTCGTGACCGTCTTCACGTTCCCGGAGTTCTGGCCGATCTTCGTCCGCACGATCGTCTGGGTCGTGTCGGTCGTGCTGTTCACGGTCGTCATCTCGCTGGGCCTGGCGCAGATCCTCAACAAGGCGTTCCCGGGCCGCCAGCTCGTGCGGATGGCGGTCATCGTCCCGTGGGCCGCGTCGGTGGTGATGACCACCATGGTCTTCTACTACAGCCTCGAGCCGTACTTCGGGGTCTTCAACAAGTTCCTCTACGACATCGGACTCTCCGACGACGCGGTGGGCTACGGCTGGACGAAGAACCCCACCACGGCGTTCGTGTGGTCCATCGTCATCGCGGTGTTCGTGTCGCTGCCCTTCACGACCTACACGATCCTCGCCGGGCTCCAGGCGGTTCCCGCTGATGCGATCGAGGCCGCGAAGATGGACGGCGCCGGCGCCGCGCGCACCTACTGGTCGATCGTCCTGCCGCAGCTGCGCAGCGCACTCGCCGTGGCGATCCTCATCAACATCATCAACGTCTTCAACTCGCTGCCGATCCTCAAGGTGATGACCGGGTCCATCCCGGGCTACGGCGCCGACACGATCATGACCCTGATCTTCAAGTACATCGAGCTGCAGAAGAAGGTCGACGTCGCGAGCGCCCTGTCGGTCGTGGCCTTCCTCATCGTGATCGCGATCGTCGCGGCCTACGTCAAGATCGTCAAGCCCATGAAGGAGGTCTGA
- a CDS encoding ROK family transcriptional regulator: MRYPQILERPADRARAAQPPSNGHARGIRERNRALVLRTLMEQSALSRADLSRLTGLARPTVSEVVRDLLADGVIRESGPSQESRPGKPAVMLEFDQRAVQVIALDLSVPGEVIGALASPDGRLSHRLHRPRTPDAAEAVAGLVAELRSLTDGPALGIGIGVPTGSSALLGLGPRLAEILDAPVHLFDDADLVADAEQRFGAVGTDFLLVRLGTRIGTAIRVVGDDGVPVERSIGARELAHVGAGGDPGEVCLCGRDGCVHAWAAAPAIARRLDASGADRPQVLAAAGARLGTSLSVIAAAVDLPTIVLSGPDGIVSPEFVDATATAVRAASHPSLGPTVVPSALDDAVLLGAATRVVAAEFSPR; the protein is encoded by the coding sequence GTGCGCTACCCCCAGATCCTAGAGCGCCCCGCGGATCGGGCACGAGCCGCGCAGCCACCGAGCAACGGTCACGCCCGCGGTATCCGGGAGCGGAACCGCGCCCTCGTCCTCCGCACGCTCATGGAGCAGTCGGCTCTCAGCCGCGCCGATCTGTCCCGGCTCACCGGCCTCGCCCGCCCCACCGTCTCCGAGGTCGTGCGCGATCTGCTCGCCGACGGCGTGATCCGGGAGAGCGGACCCAGTCAGGAGTCCCGGCCGGGAAAGCCCGCCGTGATGCTCGAATTCGACCAGCGCGCCGTCCAGGTCATCGCGCTCGACCTCTCCGTGCCCGGTGAGGTCATCGGGGCGCTGGCCTCGCCCGACGGCCGCCTCTCACATCGCCTCCATCGGCCGCGCACCCCGGACGCCGCGGAAGCCGTCGCCGGTCTCGTCGCGGAACTGCGCAGCCTCACCGACGGGCCCGCGCTCGGCATCGGCATCGGTGTGCCCACCGGCTCCTCCGCGCTGCTCGGTCTCGGACCGCGACTCGCGGAGATCCTCGACGCCCCCGTGCACCTCTTCGACGACGCCGATCTCGTGGCCGACGCCGAGCAGCGGTTCGGTGCCGTCGGCACTGACTTCCTCCTCGTCCGCCTCGGGACCCGCATCGGCACCGCCATCCGGGTCGTCGGCGACGACGGCGTCCCGGTCGAGCGCTCTATCGGGGCCCGCGAGCTCGCGCACGTCGGCGCGGGCGGCGACCCCGGCGAGGTCTGCCTGTGCGGACGCGACGGCTGCGTCCACGCGTGGGCCGCGGCTCCCGCCATCGCCCGGCGCCTGGACGCCTCGGGAGCGGACCGCCCGCAGGTGCTCGCCGCCGCGGGTGCGCGGCTCGGCACGTCGCTCTCGGTCATCGCCGCCGCCGTCGACCTGCCGACGATCGTGCTGAGCGGCCCGGACGGGATCGTCTCCCCGGAGTTCGTGGACGCGACCGCGACCGCCGTCCGCGCCGCCTCGCACCCCTCGCTCGGCCCCACCGTGGTGCCGAGCGCGCTCGACGACGCCGTCCTCCTGGGTGCGGCGACCCGCGTGGTGGCCGCCGAGTTCAGCCCGCGCTGA
- a CDS encoding short chain dehydrogenase — MKALVIGATGSIGGVVAATLDVRGHEVVRASRSGEQSVDVTDPIFIRSLFERVGPVDAVVVAVGSVPFKPLTDLDRDDYLAAFTGKTLAQLDVVRVALDHVTDGGSITLTSGVLAREPIATGAAAAMANGALESFVITAAAEAPRGIRINAVSPDVLANSPGYFSTFPGHRPVTDDEVGQAYVRAVEGIVTGRVLTV, encoded by the coding sequence ATGAAAGCACTCGTGATCGGCGCGACCGGCAGCATCGGCGGCGTCGTCGCCGCCACCCTCGACGTGCGAGGGCATGAAGTCGTCCGCGCCTCCCGTTCCGGCGAGCAGAGCGTGGACGTCACCGATCCCATCTTTATCCGCAGCCTCTTCGAGCGGGTCGGCCCGGTCGACGCCGTCGTGGTCGCCGTGGGCTCCGTGCCCTTCAAGCCGCTCACCGATCTCGACCGCGACGACTACCTGGCCGCCTTCACCGGGAAGACCCTCGCACAGCTCGACGTCGTGCGGGTCGCCCTCGACCACGTGACCGACGGCGGATCCATCACCCTCACCAGCGGCGTGCTCGCGCGGGAGCCGATCGCGACGGGAGCGGCGGCGGCGATGGCCAACGGCGCTCTGGAATCGTTCGTGATCACGGCGGCCGCCGAGGCCCCGCGGGGCATCCGCATCAATGCGGTCTCGCCCGACGTGCTCGCGAACTCCCCCGGGTACTTCTCGACCTTCCCCGGCCACCGCCCCGTCACCGACGACGAGGTCGGCCAGGCGTACGTCCGCGCGGTCGAGGGCATCGTCACGGGGCGGGTGCTCACCGTCTGA
- a CDS encoding extracellular solute-binding protein, translated as MNKSRRYGAAAVAAVATLSLASCGFGGSGGDSGGGDDASTLDLLVPSYSDATKGLWEDVIDGFTEENPDITVNLEVQSWDNLEKVISTKVQAGEAPDIYNGGPFAGFVEDELLYPVEEVVSDDVYSDFQDSFLANAEVDGTAYALPMIASARALFVNNDLLSQAGVEAPTDWDSLLDAATKVSALGGGVAGYGMPLGSEEAQAEAAVWLWGGGGSFGDASEITIDTPENLVGAEQIKKMIDAGATQADPGSTQRSPLMDIFIQGKIGMQVGLPPTVGQIADNNPDLDYSIVPIPTEDGSPFTLGVMDQLMAFENDGDKQEAITKFLDYFYSPEVYVPWVQAEGFLPVTKSGAEELSGEEALKPFLDVLPDAQFYPSTNPKWSAADGAFKSLFGQIQDQPAADVLKQIQDQVDAG; from the coding sequence ATGAACAAGTCACGGCGATACGGGGCCGCAGCGGTCGCGGCCGTCGCCACGCTGTCGCTCGCATCCTGCGGTTTCGGTGGATCGGGAGGAGACAGCGGCGGCGGCGACGACGCCAGCACGCTCGACCTCCTCGTCCCCAGCTACTCCGACGCCACGAAGGGCCTCTGGGAAGACGTCATCGACGGGTTCACGGAGGAGAACCCCGACATCACGGTCAACCTCGAGGTGCAGTCGTGGGACAACCTCGAGAAGGTCATCTCCACCAAGGTCCAGGCCGGCGAGGCCCCCGACATCTACAACGGCGGCCCCTTCGCGGGCTTCGTCGAGGACGAGCTGCTCTACCCGGTCGAGGAGGTCGTCTCCGACGACGTCTACTCCGACTTCCAGGACTCCTTCCTCGCCAACGCGGAGGTCGACGGCACGGCCTACGCGCTGCCGATGATCGCCTCCGCGCGCGCCCTCTTCGTCAACAACGACCTCCTCTCCCAGGCGGGCGTCGAGGCACCGACCGACTGGGACTCCCTGCTCGACGCAGCCACCAAGGTCTCCGCCCTCGGTGGGGGCGTGGCGGGCTACGGCATGCCGCTCGGCTCGGAGGAGGCGCAGGCCGAGGCCGCCGTCTGGCTCTGGGGCGGCGGCGGATCCTTCGGCGACGCGTCGGAGATCACCATCGACACCCCGGAGAACCTCGTCGGCGCCGAGCAGATCAAGAAGATGATCGACGCCGGCGCGACCCAGGCCGACCCCGGCTCGACGCAGCGCTCCCCGCTCATGGACATCTTCATCCAGGGCAAGATCGGCATGCAGGTCGGCCTGCCGCCGACGGTCGGTCAGATCGCGGACAACAACCCGGACCTCGACTACTCGATCGTCCCGATCCCGACCGAGGACGGCTCGCCCTTCACCCTCGGCGTCATGGACCAGCTCATGGCGTTCGAGAACGACGGCGACAAGCAGGAGGCGATCACGAAGTTCCTCGACTACTTCTACTCGCCCGAGGTCTACGTGCCGTGGGTGCAGGCGGAGGGCTTCCTCCCCGTCACGAAGTCCGGCGCCGAGGAGCTGTCCGGCGAGGAGGCCCTCAAGCCGTTCCTCGACGTGCTGCCCGACGCGCAGTTCTACCCGTCGACGAACCCGAAGTGGTCGGCCGCGGACGGCGCCTTCAAGTCGCTGTTCGGACAGATCCAGGACCAGCCGGCGGCCGACGTGCTGAAGCAGATCCAGGACCAGGTGGACGCGGGCTGA
- a CDS encoding SIS domain-containing protein gives MTDSLPGAHMREELRSQPEMWGTAADLSAEQALLPARGARVAVVGCGTSWFMAQSYAALRESSGHGETDAFAASEAFVDRGYDAVVALTRSGTTTEVLELVDRIKGRTRTIGVIGDPDSPLVSLVDDAVLLPFADEQSVVQTRFATTALALFRASLGEDLSGAIADATAVLAEEGDDTELRDAEQYTFLGRGWTIGLAHEAALKLRESSQSWTEAYPSMDYRHGPIAIAAPGRVTWQFGEAPEGLAAEVRATGARFEHRAIDPLADLVRLHRTALDRAVARGLDPDQPRNLTRSVILDA, from the coding sequence ATGACCGATTCGCTGCCTGGCGCGCACATGCGCGAAGAGCTCCGTTCCCAGCCGGAGATGTGGGGCACCGCGGCTGACCTCTCCGCCGAGCAGGCCCTGCTGCCGGCCCGCGGCGCGCGGGTCGCGGTCGTCGGGTGCGGCACCTCGTGGTTCATGGCCCAGTCGTACGCCGCGCTGCGGGAGTCGTCCGGCCACGGCGAGACCGACGCGTTCGCGGCGTCCGAGGCCTTCGTCGACCGTGGCTATGACGCCGTCGTCGCCCTCACCCGCTCCGGGACCACCACCGAGGTGCTGGAGCTCGTCGACCGCATCAAGGGGCGGACCCGCACGATCGGCGTGATCGGCGACCCCGACTCCCCCCTCGTGTCCCTCGTCGACGACGCCGTGCTGCTGCCGTTCGCCGACGAGCAGTCCGTGGTGCAAACACGCTTCGCCACGACCGCGCTCGCCCTCTTCCGGGCGTCGCTGGGCGAAGACCTCTCCGGAGCCATCGCCGACGCGACGGCCGTGCTCGCCGAGGAGGGCGACGACACCGAGCTGCGCGACGCCGAGCAGTACACGTTCCTCGGACGGGGCTGGACGATCGGCCTGGCCCACGAGGCCGCCCTGAAGCTGCGCGAGTCGTCGCAGTCGTGGACCGAGGCGTACCCGTCGATGGACTACCGCCACGGCCCGATCGCCATCGCCGCCCCGGGCCGGGTGACGTGGCAGTTCGGAGAGGCACCGGAAGGACTGGCTGCGGAGGTGCGCGCCACGGGCGCCCGTTTCGAGCACCGCGCGATCGACCCGCTCGCCGACCTCGTGCGCCTGCACCGGACAGCCCTCGACCGTGCCGTGGCCCGCGGGCTCGACCCCGACCAGCCGCGCAACCTCACGCGATCCGTCATCCTGGATGCATGA
- a CDS encoding carbohydrate ABC transporter permease — protein sequence MTVTETALVTTADSRGRRTPPVPGRRRRYTADQVTLPRVILRTAAGFLVLAIFVLPYLIMFFGSVKTKAQIRSVDPTYLPVEWHWENYLTMWSTPETPLPYNLVSTIVISVFATLLVLLVSLPAAYYTARFRFPGRMVFLFLVIVTQMLQPAVLTSGLFRQFTVLGLGDTWTAMIFINAAFNLSFAVWIMHSFFAGIPKEVDEAAQIDGAGRLTVLFRINLPLVWPGIVTAIVFTFVACWNEFAASLVILSTDKNQPLSVALTKFVGQYETSWQYVFGVSIVAILPVIILFMLIEKRLVGGLTAGSVK from the coding sequence ATGACCGTGACCGAGACCGCCCTCGTGACCACCGCCGACTCGCGCGGACGACGCACCCCGCCGGTCCCGGGTCGCCGGCGCCGCTACACCGCCGATCAGGTGACGCTGCCGCGGGTGATCCTGCGCACCGCCGCCGGGTTCCTCGTGCTCGCGATCTTCGTGCTGCCGTACCTCATCATGTTCTTCGGGTCGGTGAAGACGAAGGCGCAGATCCGCTCGGTCGACCCGACCTACCTCCCGGTGGAGTGGCACTGGGAGAACTACCTCACGATGTGGTCGACGCCCGAGACGCCGCTGCCGTACAACCTCGTCTCGACCATCGTCATCTCGGTGTTCGCGACCCTCCTCGTGCTGCTCGTTTCGCTCCCCGCGGCGTACTACACGGCCCGGTTCCGGTTCCCCGGGCGCATGGTGTTCCTGTTCCTCGTGATCGTGACGCAGATGCTGCAGCCCGCGGTGCTCACCTCGGGCCTGTTCCGACAGTTCACCGTCCTCGGCCTCGGCGACACCTGGACCGCCATGATCTTCATCAACGCGGCCTTCAACCTCTCGTTCGCCGTGTGGATCATGCACTCGTTCTTCGCCGGAATCCCCAAGGAGGTCGACGAGGCGGCGCAGATCGACGGCGCCGGTCGCCTCACGGTCCTGTTCCGGATCAACCTCCCGCTCGTCTGGCCCGGGATCGTCACGGCGATCGTGTTCACGTTCGTCGCCTGCTGGAACGAGTTCGCCGCGTCGCTCGTGATCCTGTCCACCGACAAGAACCAGCCGCTCTCGGTCGCGCTCACGAAGTTCGTCGGTCAGTACGAGACGAGCTGGCAGTACGTGTTCGGCGTGTCGATCGTCGCGATCCTGCCCGTCATCATCCTCTTCATGCTCATCGAGAAGCGACTCGTCGGCGGCCTCACCGCCGGCAGCGTGAAGTAA
- a CDS encoding class II fructose-bisphosphate aldolase codes for MTLVSARELVSAAATAGTGIGAFNVIHLETAEGLVRASALAQLPVILQISQNCADYHGGLEPIALATLAAARRAETPVAVHLDHAERPELVDEAVSLGFGSVMFDGGALPYDENVAVTAEVAARARAAGVYVEGELGEVGGKDGAHAPGVRTDPVEARAFVAATGVDALAVAVGSSHAMTDRTASLDLDLIARLRAALRGAASDGTDVPLVLHGSSGVADAVIADAVRAGMTKVNVSTHLNGFFTRAVREVLAADERLVDSRKYLAPARAALADEAARMLRLFALQSSQDAAPVPEVAGAPATSMRNDDR; via the coding sequence GTGACCCTCGTCTCCGCCCGGGAGCTCGTCTCCGCGGCTGCCACCGCCGGCACCGGCATCGGTGCCTTCAACGTCATCCACCTGGAGACCGCGGAGGGCCTCGTCCGGGCCTCCGCGCTCGCGCAGCTCCCCGTGATCCTGCAGATCTCGCAGAACTGCGCCGACTACCACGGCGGTCTGGAACCCATCGCCCTCGCGACGCTCGCCGCGGCGCGGCGCGCGGAGACCCCGGTGGCGGTGCACCTCGACCACGCGGAGCGACCGGAGCTCGTCGATGAGGCCGTGTCCCTCGGGTTCGGCTCGGTCATGTTCGACGGCGGCGCGCTGCCCTACGACGAGAACGTGGCGGTGACGGCCGAGGTCGCCGCCCGCGCCCGTGCCGCGGGGGTCTACGTCGAGGGCGAGCTCGGCGAGGTGGGCGGGAAGGACGGCGCCCACGCCCCCGGCGTGCGCACCGATCCGGTCGAGGCGCGGGCGTTCGTCGCCGCGACGGGGGTGGACGCGCTCGCCGTGGCCGTGGGGTCGTCGCACGCCATGACCGACCGCACCGCCTCCCTCGACCTCGACCTCATCGCCCGCCTGCGTGCGGCTCTGCGCGGTGCCGCCTCCGACGGGACCGACGTGCCTCTCGTGCTGCACGGCTCCTCCGGGGTCGCCGACGCCGTGATCGCCGACGCCGTGCGCGCCGGGATGACGAAGGTCAACGTCTCCACCCACCTCAACGGCTTCTTCACGCGCGCGGTCCGCGAGGTGCTCGCCGCCGATGAGCGTCTCGTCGACTCCCGCAAGTACCTCGCCCCCGCCCGCGCCGCCCTGGCGGACGAGGCCGCCCGGATGCTGCGGCTGTTCGCCCTGCAATCGTCGCAGGATGCCGCTCCGGTCCCAGAGGTTGCCGGCGCGCCTGCGACCTCGATGCGAAACGACGACCGGTGA